DNA sequence from the Dreissena polymorpha isolate Duluth1 chromosome 3, UMN_Dpol_1.0, whole genome shotgun sequence genome:
atggacaaagaccggtcacaaaagctcacctgagcactcaggtgagctaaaaaagtcatgaaaaataattaataacagtctatttataaatatttgtatagatttatttctaaaataatatgACTGTAAAACATATGTGCATTGTGTAAAATATTAAACTAAATATGAATAtctattttgagattttaaagtTACGAACACCCAACTGAAATTGAATGATTCATTCAAAATCATTGAACATTGATGTTTCTTCTTCCGTCTGCAAACAAGATATATGTGCCTATAAAAAAGGTGAAATGTAAGGATGTTGATCATAACAAAGAATTATTTACATAAGCGCTTGAAGAATGTTTTTAAATGAGTGCAATGTTTATATCTATAAGAAATAACGAAATACCAAGAGCAATATTGCAGATTATGCCTTTGCGAATGCATTCAACAAACATCGTCCATGTATTGTGTACATTGTCAACATGAATATCTAGCTTGCTTTTTGTTTTACTTTGCTTTCGCCTTTTCTGTCGACTTTGCTTTAGGTAATTCAGTCTCTTCAATTTCTTCCGTTTCTTCGTGCTCTTCTGTTTCTTCAGTTTCTTTAATTTCTTCCGTTTCTTCCATTTCCTCATCCATAATATCGTGATCTTCTTCGATGTTTTCCCCATCGGCGTCAGCATCATTCGTCAGAGCTTTTTGGGTTGGCTTTTTATCTGCCGCTGGTCCTGATACCATCGGCGACATGTCCTGGAAATTACTCGGGTGGTCGCCAGAAGGCGCTGTAATCTTTGCGTTAATGCCTTCCCCCTTTTCTAGCTTTTGTTCCCCTAATTCAGTTTCTGTCGCAACATGTTCCGCCGTGAACATTTCATCCGGTCCACGCTCAGGTTCAGGAATCAACTGATAATCATTAACCTCTTCCGTCTTTTTCTGATGTGCTGATCCCTGTCGCGATCCTTTCCCACTGCTACTACTTGAAGACCTGCTTCTAGACTTCTTTTTTCCTGATCCTTTGCGATGTTTTGCCGAACCTTTTCTGGATCCGGAGTTCGAGCGTGATCGCGACCGCGATTTGTGATTTTCTTGATTTTCattcttttctttcttttcatCTTTCTTGTCTTTCTTTTCATCTGTCTTGTCTTTCTTTTCATCTTTCTTGTCTTTCTTTTCAGATTTAAGCGTGATTTCGACTCTGGAGGGCTCTCTTGACATCAAATCTTCCATTTTGAAAATTAGTTCGCATATTTCTGAAACGAATcatattcaaataatatttataatatgtaaagACAACGATTGTGTTAGTAAAGAAGATTAATGCAGACCTATCTCGGCTGGACAGTCAAGTTTTGAGGTCAAATGtcccaacaattttttttatagaatgtccCGATTGGGACCTGAAAATTGATGGCATGTATGTCAACAATTGACTCGTGGTTGCATCGGGGATTAAAGTGGCATTGCCCACTTACTACGTGGTAGTGTTCGGACGTTCGTATGTGGACCTTGCAATGTGTTCGTGTTTTTAGGGGAAATGCATTTGGAACCAAATTTCAAAAGAAATTGTCAGGTACGATACAATAACGACTTATTTCTTTGTATACATGTCGTGGGGTTCACCTTTATATTATGTCAAAGGTATTAGGCAAGAGCGTTTTAAAGATAAATGGGATAAGTAAGAATATGACAGTCTTCCACACATATATAAAGGATTGTCCTCCATTCATTTTAGGCTGAGTGGAAacgtttatttcggatttttttaaTACGAACAGATTTTTGCAAGAGATGTAGATTGCGTGTCGCTGTCCCCATTTGTTTATTACATGACACTAAAAGTAACGGTCTTTAAATGTGTAGTTGAGATAAAGTTCTCTTAAAAGTTGCACTTAGTCGTCAGACCAGTGAACGAAATAAGCATACATTACGTTTAACATTTGCTAAATAGTGTCCATTCGATAAACATGACCGTGAAAACAAGGCAAAGAAAAAAACAGCAATTCGTTGAATTTAAATCCCCGGCAAACACAATTTTGTTGAATTATGGGCGCAAAACTTCAagaataaagggcaataactcttatttaagataGTGTATGGTTATTGTACATGGCTTTTTCCCCTTTGATATCAATGCACCAATTCAATTCATGgtgaaatcttgtatagtatctgataTATAGCCCTGAACAATTACATCATTAACAAAGGCGATAACTCTTATTTTTTAAAAAGTGTAGGGGCATAGacttgtgcatggcacttttccTCGTCGATATATTTTgacaaatgaagtttcatgttgaaatctaaTATGTTGATATAGAGTTTATAGACCTAAACAGTTTGTTACAGGCGGACAGACAACGCCATGTCCATATTATTCCGCCTTTTGAGGGGGATAAAACAACCGAGTTAGAATGTTTTACCTTCTTCTGAGATCTCCTTATCGCCGTTGATGTCAAGCTTATCGAAGCAGTAGTCCACATCCTCGTCTGTGAGAGCCTCTTCGCTATTCTGTTGCAGGATCTCGCGCAGTTCATCGCGATTTATTGGACCTGCAACGGAGGcaaaaaagaaacaataagaGAAACAATTCCGAGCCTCCTCGCTGTTTTGTTGCAGGATCTCGCGCAGTTCATCGCGATTTATTGGACCTGCAACGGaggaaaaaaagaaacaatatcaGAGAAACCATGCCGAGCCTCCTCGCTGTTCTATTGCATGACCTCGTAGAGCTCCTCGCGATTAATTGATCCTGTATCCTGAACTACGAAGTGATCTAGACTGGCATACAGATGTCTATTGAGAATCCAGTATATCACCTCcctttttcggcgaagctgtatacgccagcttttcaccttacctgacctttgtaactgtccaataaaattcaaataaaatttcccgcggctagttcagaatgaattgacttcatttatcccataggctgatttgagcctTCCACCGGAACATTGGAAAcgtatccgcgtctttgtaacactgttttactgcgtgttcagcatgaaacatgtttatctctaatgaaaaggcttaatagatagaacagttttacactcaatcttgcaccttttattttcagaggcaacagcgtttatacttaaaggctatgttctcatatttagtactgacttccatattcctgtcaacatgtaaaagtataagaagcgtggcctcactttaatgcattgcatctcAGCCCGCGAGGTATCACGGGTCAGTCTGCGGTTAGTGTGTGGTTTATTCACAGGTCATAGCTGCGTCTTCGAATACGCtttgtgctgacctgagttcgcgggCAGTAAAagaatcgttatataatatagacgctatccgtgaactaggtgaactggaattttctttagaccagaaagatgttaaatgaagatatgcAGCGATagtattatggtatgtcaataatagattcttaatgtgttttcaacaataccatgataaatattatttttaattaatttaacaagaattattccactatattgactaatgtattaagcatgagcgcgatgattctcgatactgttaataatcgaatcaaatagcaatgcccgacaaaccactaaaacaggtttgttcgaagaacgcgcatataaatattttaaatatgtacggatacttcgcgtgtggccggttgactcatatgtttaaatttcacttccattcttcttttggttttctgtttcgtatctataggtttatgaccagcaatacgtaataatgtaaaat
Encoded proteins:
- the LOC127871989 gene encoding serine/arginine-rich splicing factor 4-like, encoding MGDFAKLPSKKKLEGTFYDYSGGQKTMDLENFKRLCYKYYLAPTTKAACELFTQLDKDSDSLLSFDEVVALMEKQWTPINERKVTFLEDLRKCRKKTGPINRDELREILQQNSEEALTDEDVDYCFDKLDINGDKEISEEEICELIFKMEDLMSREPSRVEITLKSEKKDKKDEKKDKTDEKKDKKDEKKEKNENQENHKSRSRSRSNSGSRKGSAKHRKGSGKKKSRSRSSSSSSGKGSRQGSAHQKKTEEVNDYQLIPEPERGPDEMFTAEHVATETELGEQKLEKGEGINAKITAPSGDHPSNFQDMSPMVSGPAADKKPTQKALTNDADADGENIEEDHDIMDEEMEETEEIKETEETEEHEETEEIEETELPKAKSTEKAKAK